Sequence from the Streptomyces sp. NBC_00440 genome:
GGCTGTACGGGCGGGTCGCACCGCCTCCCGGGCGCCGCACCACGCTCGGGCCCAGCTATCTGAAAGCCATGGCCGAGATCTGGCGCACCGGAGCAAGGCCGCCGCTGGACCAGCTCCACGAACTGGCCGCGGCCCAGGGTGGATCCGATGGAGCCCTGTTGTTCGGCGCGGGACCGGGCCTTCCGGCGGCCGCGGTGCCCGGCCTTGTAACGGAGCACGAACGGGCCCACGTCCCGCAGCAGGCGGCCGGCCGGGACAACGCCCTGGCCGCCCCGGATCGGTCCAGCCGCACCGCCGCCCCCGGCGGTGCGGCACCGGCCCCCGCTCCCGCAGTGTCCGCAGCTGTGGTCCGGGCCGCCGGGCCGGACCCCGCCTCCGATCCGCACCCCGCGATCCTCTCGGCGGCGCGCGCCGGACGGCACACCGAAGCCGCCGCCGCGGCCGCTGCCTGGGAGAGCGAGGCGATGCGCGCCCACGGGCCGGGTTCGGCGCAGGCCCTGCACTGGCTCGAAGTGCGGGCCGACCTCGCCCATCTCGCCGGGGACGCGGGGCGCAGCTGCGAGTTGTGGCTGATGGCCGCGGGCGCCCGTCTGCAGAGCGGCCAGGCCGTCGACGACGCCGAGGTCGAGGCCGCGGTGGACCGGGCGCACCACGAGTGGGAGCAGATACCGGACTCCGCACGCGTCCGTACTCTCGCCCCGGATCTGGTCGAGCTTCGCCGCCGGGTCCCCGGACGCCAGCGTGGGGCGCTCCAGTTGCTGCAACAGCGCCTGGAGCAGCTGCAGATCCGCACCCCTGGCGCGGCGCATCAGGCATAGAACGGCGGGAACCACCCAGCCCCGGGAGCGCCGACTTACCCGCTGACCTCACAACTCCGCCGGCCCCACAGGCGCTCGGCGGGCCCCACACCCCCGTACGCCTCCAGGCCCCGTAGGCACGCAGCCCCGCAGGCCCGTCCTGGTGACCGGGGCCTGCGGGGCTGGGCCAAGGCTGGGCGAGGGGGCCGAGTGAGGGGGCCGGGCGAGGGCGTCCCGCTCCGCCGTGGCGGGCGCTGCACCTCTCCCGCGAACAAGCCCGGCGCAACGGGCAGTACGGACTTCCTTCGAAGGGGGTCGACCGGACGGTCGGCGCCCGGATCAGTGCTGAAACGAGCCGGCGCCCGGGATTGATGAAGTCTTTGCCTGTGGCTTGATCTTGTCGTTCCGTTGGTCGGAACCAGAGCCGCGAGGCGGGCATGGCAGGGATTCTGCCCGCCGGGCACACAGCCACCGCGAACCCCGAACGGCCGAAATGCCTGGGTAGGGTGCGGCGCTTGCGTTAACCATGCGTTGACTGCATGCAGTCGTGTGACCCACGCTCGTCATATAGGTGCTGATTACAACTGATCCGGTCCGGCAGCCCAGTTCGCCCGTATTTCCGCTGATCAACGCGGGGGTTCGAGGCTCCGGCCGTGGTCGGAAGCAGGAGGAATCACATGTGTGGGATCACCGGCTGGGTCTCTTTCGACCGTGATCTGCGGTCCGAGTCCGAGACGTTGGATGCAATGACCGAGACGATGGCCTGCCGTGGCCCGGACGACCGTGGCACCTGGATCAGCGGTCCCGCGGGTCTCGGGCACCGCCGGCTGGCCATCATCGACCTGCCCGGCGGGCGTCAGCCGATGACCGTCGAGACCGACCGGGGCGAGGTGGGCATCGTCTACTCGGGCGAGGCGTACAACTTCACCGAGCTCCGCCGTGAACTGACCGGCCGCGGGCACCGATTCGTCACCGATTCCGACACGGAGGTCGTGCTGCACGGCTATCTGGAGTGGGGCGAAGGGGTGGCCGAGCGGCTCAACGGCATGTACGCCTTTGCCGTCTGGGACAGCCGTCACCAGAAGCTTGTGATGATCCGTGACCGGATGGGCATCAAGCCCTTCTACTACTACCCGACGCCGGACGGCGTGCTCTTCGGCTCCGAGCCCAAGGCGATACTCGCGAACCCGCTGGCCCGCGCCAAAGTCGGCCTCAGTGGCATGCGCGAGCTCTTCGCCATGGTCAAGACTCCCGGTCACGGGTTCTGGGAGGGTATGCACGAGGTCGAGCCCGGCACGGTCGTCACTGTCGACCACGGCGGACTGCGCCGGCACGTCTATTGGTCCCTGGAGACCCGGCCGCACACCGACGACCAGGAGACCTCGATCGCCCATGTGCGTACGCTCCTCGACGACATCGTCCGCAGGCAGCTCGTCTCCGACGTGCCCCGCTGCACGCTTCTCTCCGGAGGCCTCGACTCCTCCGCGATGACCGCGATAGCCGCTCGCCAGCTCGCCGAGACCGGCGAGACGGTCCGCAGCTTCGCCGTCGACTTCGTCGGGCAGGCCGAGAACTTCGTCGCCGACGAACTGCGCGGCACGCCGGACACCCCGTTCGTCCACGATGTCGCCCAGGCCTCCGGCACGGACCACCGTGACATCGTGCTCGACTCGAACGCGCTGGCCGACCCCGACGTACGCGCCCGGATGATCACCGCACGCGACATGCCCATGGGCTTCGGGGACATGGACGCATCGCTGTACCTGCTCTTCAAGGCCATCCGGGAGCAGTCAACGGTCGCGCTCTCGGGGGAGTCGGCCGACGAAGTCTTCGGCGGATACCTCCAGTTCTTCGACGAGGAGGCCAGGAACGCCGAGATGTTCCCCTGGCTGGTGCGCTTCTCGGAGCACTTCGGGGACGACTCCGACGTCATGCGATCGGACCTGACCGCCAAGCTGGACCTGCCCGGTTACATCCGGGACAGCTACGCCGGGGCCGTCGCCGGCATCGAACGGCTCG
This genomic interval carries:
- the asnB gene encoding asparagine synthase (glutamine-hydrolyzing); this translates as MCGITGWVSFDRDLRSESETLDAMTETMACRGPDDRGTWISGPAGLGHRRLAIIDLPGGRQPMTVETDRGEVGIVYSGEAYNFTELRRELTGRGHRFVTDSDTEVVLHGYLEWGEGVAERLNGMYAFAVWDSRHQKLVMIRDRMGIKPFYYYPTPDGVLFGSEPKAILANPLARAKVGLSGMRELFAMVKTPGHGFWEGMHEVEPGTVVTVDHGGLRRHVYWSLETRPHTDDQETSIAHVRTLLDDIVRRQLVSDVPRCTLLSGGLDSSAMTAIAARQLAETGETVRSFAVDFVGQAENFVADELRGTPDTPFVHDVAQASGTDHRDIVLDSNALADPDVRARMITARDMPMGFGDMDASLYLLFKAIREQSTVALSGESADEVFGGYLQFFDEEARNAEMFPWLVRFSEHFGDDSDVMRSDLTAKLDLPGYIRDSYAGAVAGIERLAGESDFEYRMRKICYLHLTRFVRVLLDRKDRASMAVGLEVRVPFCDHRLVEYVYNTPWSLKSFDGREKSLLREATADVLPKSVYDRVKSPYPSTQDPKYAIALQGHAKDLLAKPSHPIFDLVDADRVRRAAHRDVPQITQASRRGLERTLDLALWLDLYKPELTLS